From a region of the Ignavibacteria bacterium genome:
- a CDS encoding kelch repeat-containing protein, whose translation MTSFRQLPRSSGKIKYFILVTSFIIAQIAPTPLCYTFLMKNCFSQESWTSTSLTNAPTARERHSAVWTGTNFIVWGGTGGSSASTNTGGVYNLSTDTWTPTSLTGVPTARIAHIGVWTGTKMVVWGGNLNGSYLNSGGVYDPAADIWTTTSTTNSPAGGNNPVAIWTGNKMVVWGGYNGTYLNTGGQFDPLTNTWTQTSITNAPSGRQYHTAVWTGNKMIVWGGYNVTNYYNTGAAYDPAADTWTTISTSNAPTGRIWHTAVWTGSKMIVWGGYANTVYYNTGDIYDPASDTWIPVSTVNAPTGRDWHTAIWTGSKMIVWGGYNGSVYYNNGGIYDPVTDTWTNMTDLNAPNARWHHSAVWTGNKMIAWGGFGNSTYYNSGGIYTNPAVTGIMNISAETLSGYSLSQNYPNPFNPVTKISFQLSVAGLSTLKIFDVTGKEVATLVNERLNAGTYSVDWNASGYPSGVYFYKLKAGNFLETKKMILVR comes from the coding sequence ATGACGAGTTTTAGACAACTTCCGCGTTCTTCAGGTAAAATAAAATATTTTATTTTAGTTACCTCATTTATAATTGCACAGATTGCCCCAACACCATTGTGTTACACTTTCTTGATGAAGAATTGTTTTTCTCAGGAATCCTGGACTTCAACTTCATTAACTAACGCCCCTACCGCACGTGAACGCCACTCTGCTGTCTGGACCGGCACAAACTTTATTGTATGGGGTGGTACAGGAGGTTCCTCAGCGTCAACAAATACGGGAGGAGTTTATAACTTATCAACAGATACCTGGACTCCTACTTCATTAACAGGTGTACCGACTGCACGCATTGCTCATATAGGAGTCTGGACTGGTACGAAGATGGTAGTCTGGGGAGGAAATTTAAATGGAAGTTACTTGAATTCGGGTGGAGTTTATGATCCCGCTGCTGATATATGGACGACTACAAGTACAACAAATTCCCCTGCCGGCGGGAACAACCCTGTTGCAATCTGGACGGGCAATAAGATGGTTGTTTGGGGCGGTTATAACGGAACCTACTTGAATACCGGCGGACAGTTTGATCCTTTAACAAATACGTGGACTCAAACTTCAATAACTAATGCACCTTCGGGAAGACAATACCATACTGCAGTCTGGACGGGTAACAAAATGATTGTATGGGGAGGGTACAACGTTACTAACTATTATAATACAGGCGCTGCTTACGACCCTGCGGCAGATACATGGACTACAATATCAACGAGCAACGCTCCGACAGGCAGAATCTGGCACACTGCTGTCTGGACGGGAAGTAAAATGATTGTGTGGGGCGGGTATGCAAATACAGTTTATTACAATACCGGCGATATTTACGACCCCGCATCTGATACATGGATACCTGTTTCAACAGTAAATGCTCCAACCGGCAGGGACTGGCATACGGCAATCTGGACTGGAAGTAAAATGATAGTTTGGGGCGGGTATAACGGCTCTGTTTATTACAATAACGGAGGAATTTATGACCCTGTAACAGATACTTGGACAAACATGACAGACCTTAATGCACCAAATGCACGCTGGCATCATTCGGCTGTTTGGACGGGGAATAAAATGATTGCATGGGGCGGTTTCGGCAACAGTACTTATTACAACTCAGGAGGTATATATACTAATCCTGCTGTAACGGGTATAATGAATATAAGTGCGGAAACACTTTCAGGTTATTCATTGAGTCAAAATTACCCGAATCCATTTAATCCTGTGACTAAGATTAGTTTTCAATTGTCTGTTGCCGGTTTATCAACGTTGAAAATATTCGACGTTACAGGTAAAGAAGTTGCTACACTTGTAAATGAACGTCTCAATGCGGGAACATATTCCGTTGACTGGAACGCAAGCGGATATCCAAGCGGTGTCTATTTTTACAAGCTGAAAGCAGGAAATTTTCTCGAAACAAAGAAGATGATACTTGTGAGATAG
- a CDS encoding T9SS type A sorting domain-containing protein: protein MNKIIFVLLQIIFITMISKAADTVSAKYLPLAVGNKWVYLKASSMGGSYIYSITVTQITKDTVINNRKYFYTNIIPSVSAYWIRYDSTNGQIKMYANYAPDCNYERMYYDLSVNVGDSCNNSYMPCTMNNYYCTQIKDTSLFGIITRIKTYYYSFSIHNGGSTKTENFAKNIGCYSDISHVASVYGQNHNIYTLKGFVINGQLYGDTTLTFINTISTNIPGKYSLSQNYPNPFNPRTVISFQLPAVSDVMLKVYDVTGKEVTTLVNESLQPGTYETTFDGSGLNSGVYFYKLIADGFTETKRMLLVK from the coding sequence ATGAATAAGATAATATTTGTTTTATTGCAGATAATATTTATTACTATGATCTCAAAAGCAGCAGATACAGTTTCTGCCAAATATTTACCCCTTGCCGTCGGGAATAAATGGGTGTATTTAAAAGCATCTTCAATGGGTGGTTCTTATATCTATTCAATTACCGTAACACAAATTACAAAAGATACTGTTATTAATAACAGAAAATATTTCTATACAAACATTATCCCTTCAGTTTCCGCATACTGGATTCGTTATGATTCCACTAATGGACAAATTAAAATGTACGCAAATTATGCTCCAGATTGTAATTATGAACGAATGTATTATGATTTGTCGGTTAATGTAGGCGATTCCTGCAATAATTCGTATATGCCATGTACAATGAATAATTATTATTGCACTCAGATAAAGGACACCTCACTTTTCGGAATAATTACGCGAATAAAAACCTATTATTACTCATTTTCGATACATAATGGTGGTAGTACAAAGACAGAAAATTTTGCGAAAAACATTGGTTGCTATTCTGATATTTCACATGTAGCAAGTGTCTACGGTCAAAATCATAACATTTACACTTTGAAAGGCTTTGTAATTAACGGCCAATTATACGGCGATACAACTTTAACATTTATTAATACAATTAGTACAAATATCCCGGGGAAATATTCACTATCGCAAAACTATCCGAACCCCTTTAATCCGAGAACAGTTATCAGCTTTCAGCTTCCAGCGGTCAGTGATGTGATGCTAAAGGTTTATGATGTTACAGGGAAAGAAGTTACGACGCTTGTGAATGAAAGTTTACAGCCGGGGACGTATGAAACCACTTTTGACGGGAGTGGACTGAATAGCGGTGTGTATTTTTATAAACTGATTGCGGATGGTTTTACAGAGACGAAACGAATGTTATTAGTAAAATAA
- a CDS encoding T9SS type A sorting domain-containing protein — translation MPQYQSYKINPPGKSFFGESSLKINPKNTNQIVAGIMASYTPLTGIMGYCYSTNSGLTWGSAPMTCSFAQPGSDPIIIVDTLGNFYYICCANWGVSGPNLDKLLIFKSTNGGENWDGGTAFAQMAPQLDDMPNACMDMSHGQYGNNIYVTWSLYDGYPSNDPNDSCYVAFCRSTDGGVTFSNPIHISRVAGTSKVDNSSPEGVCPCTGPNSEVYAVWPLNEKVMFNRSTNAGVNWLQNDIYVCDQVGGWTGINYTSANWSPAASCDISESQYRGNIYICFADTKSGANDKDIWFVKSTNQGNNWSVPKRVNNDGAGNDQRLPWMCVDKATGYIWIFFYDSRYNALSMSNPFIARSTDGGDTFQNVRLSTLNLYNGFAFGEYMGLDAFDNKVRPLWSLPSANYNVQSYVTIIDTFYSVAINNVNGEIPSEFSLSQNYPNPFNPRTVISFQLPTVSDVMLKVYDATGKEIATLVNERLQPGTYETTFDGSGLNSGVYFYKLTTDGFSETKRMILLK, via the coding sequence TTGCCTCAATACCAGAGTTATAAAATTAATCCACCCGGAAAGAGTTTTTTTGGAGAGTCGAGTTTAAAGATAAATCCTAAGAATACAAATCAGATAGTTGCCGGTATAATGGCAAGCTACACTCCTCTAACGGGGATAATGGGTTACTGCTACAGCACTAACAGCGGATTAACATGGGGCAGCGCTCCCATGACTTGTTCTTTTGCTCAACCCGGATCTGACCCGATAATAATAGTGGATACGCTTGGAAATTTTTATTATATCTGCTGTGCAAACTGGGGAGTATCCGGTCCAAACCTTGACAAGCTGCTTATATTTAAATCGACAAACGGCGGAGAAAATTGGGACGGCGGTACAGCGTTTGCTCAAATGGCTCCGCAGTTGGATGATATGCCCAATGCCTGCATGGATATGTCGCACGGTCAGTATGGAAATAATATTTATGTTACGTGGTCTTTGTACGACGGGTATCCGAGCAATGATCCAAATGACAGCTGTTATGTAGCGTTTTGCCGTTCGACCGATGGAGGTGTAACCTTTAGTAATCCTATTCATATTTCAAGAGTAGCCGGAACTTCGAAGGTTGACAACTCATCACCCGAGGGAGTTTGTCCTTGTACGGGTCCGAATAGCGAAGTATATGCTGTTTGGCCTTTAAACGAAAAGGTGATGTTTAACCGTTCGACTAATGCCGGAGTTAACTGGCTTCAGAATGATATATATGTTTGTGATCAGGTTGGCGGTTGGACAGGAATAAATTATACGTCTGCAAACTGGTCACCTGCCGCATCCTGCGATATTTCAGAATCTCAATACAGAGGGAACATATATATTTGTTTTGCAGATACAAAAAGCGGAGCAAACGACAAAGATATTTGGTTTGTGAAATCCACTAATCAGGGAAACAACTGGAGTGTACCAAAACGTGTTAATAATGACGGAGCAGGAAATGATCAGAGACTGCCCTGGATGTGTGTTGACAAGGCTACAGGATACATCTGGATATTTTTCTATGATTCTCGTTACAATGCGTTGTCAATGTCTAATCCATTCATAGCACGTTCAACAGACGGAGGAGATACTTTTCAGAATGTCAGATTAAGTACTTTAAATTTATATAATGGGTTTGCCTTCGGCGAATACATGGGGCTTGACGCTTTTGACAACAAGGTAAGACCCTTATGGTCATTGCCTTCAGCAAATTACAACGTTCAGAGCTACGTTACTATAATAGATACTTTTTATTCAGTTGCGATTAACAATGTAAACGGTGAAATTCCTTCAGAGTTTTCATTGTCCCAGAATTATCCGAACCCGTTTAATCCGAGAACAGTTATCAGCTTTCAGCTTCCCACGGTCAGTGATGTGATGCTAAAGGTTTATGATGCTACAGGGAAGGAAATTGCGACACTTGTGAATGAAAGGCTACAGCCTGGAACGTATGAAACTACGTTCGATGGTAGCGGACTAAATAGCGGGGTATATTTTTATAAATTGACTACTGATGGGTTTTCAGAGACAAAGAGGATGATATTATTAAAATAA
- a CDS encoding T9SS type A sorting domain-containing protein: protein MKHLITIIVFAIALPIYGQGSFTLEFENPSGLDLVSLAKFENNNVYEIVLINNSTHTYKVYDGNSHALKYSIQTDTSESLFFPNFVEFPSAQYMDFNNDGVFDFLRFDRYPNSKVWFKSGTDGAIITEFNYPSNMIGSSLVLLDIDDDNYLELILWNWENNKINVFSTTFHTVGIANNNTSVQDYELKQNYPNPFNPATTIEYKLNKNAVVTLIIYDIAGREMKTMSKGMQSQGEYKINLSSENLSSGTYFYQLIVDGIPETKKMVLIR, encoded by the coding sequence ATGAAACATTTAATTACGATTATTGTGTTCGCAATTGCTCTTCCGATTTATGGACAAGGAAGCTTTACGCTTGAATTTGAAAATCCAAGCGGATTAGATTTAGTAAGCCTCGCTAAATTTGAAAATAACAACGTGTATGAAATTGTCCTGATTAACAATTCTACTCATACTTATAAGGTTTATGATGGAAACTCTCATGCACTAAAATATTCAATTCAAACAGACACTTCAGAAAGCTTGTTCTTCCCTAATTTTGTTGAGTTTCCGTCTGCACAATACATGGATTTCAACAATGATGGTGTTTTCGATTTTCTTAGATTCGACAGATATCCTAATTCTAAGGTTTGGTTTAAAAGCGGTACTGACGGAGCAATTATTACTGAGTTTAATTATCCTTCTAATATGATTGGTTCAAGCCTTGTTTTGCTGGATATAGACGATGATAATTATCTGGAACTCATTTTATGGAATTGGGAGAACAACAAAATAAACGTATTCTCTACGACATTTCACACTGTAGGTATAGCAAACAATAACACATCCGTACAGGACTATGAATTAAAACAAAACTATCCGAACCCGTTTAATCCTGCGACTACGATTGAGTACAAGCTAAATAAGAATGCTGTAGTGACATTGATAATTTATGATATTGCCGGCAGAGAAATGAAAACAATGTCAAAGGGTATGCAGTCTCAGGGAGAATACAAAATAAATCTGTCTTCGGAAAATTTATCGAGCGGTACTTATTTTTATCAGTTAATAGTCGATGGGATACCCGAAACCAAAAAGATGGTTCTTATAAGATAA
- a CDS encoding T9SS type A sorting domain-containing protein translates to MKNIFIVLIMLAAINSNAQWEQCDGPRGGYLRVYTLAIKGNSIFMGTDFDGVSYTTNNGASWIQTSLNNKTVYSLAISGDNIFAGTQEGVYLSTNNGIIWTQTALNNYEVPSLAVSGNNIFAGTLSGFYKSTNNGLTWTQTSLNNVSIRSLAVSGNNIFAGTSDSGVYLSADNGMNWTHTSLDNKLVYSILANGNNIFAGTWYNGIYFSSDNGASWTQTSLNNKTVRSLIALGNYVFAGTEQSGIYCSTNNGASWTQTDLNNKDVISFAVSGTNVFAGTDGFGTYFPTNYGANWIQTAVNRHSIFSLSSTGGILFAGVDKYPPGYGGVHISTNNGGNWYQTPLNNENISCIAVNGNKIYAGTYADPYPSYYCIYISLNNGSSWAQCALTGKNILSLTAFGNYVIAGTQLNGVYLSNNNGNTWTQTGLFNQSVISFARMVNYVFAGTQDSGVYISTDNGASWAQTELNDKQVYSLAVNGNNIFAGTRFNGVYLSTNNGSSWTQTALNNQDVSSLAVSGNYIFAAANNSESGSSSVYLSTNNGVNWTEKNQGFINLRYLHIYNLLIADNYIFAGTWNYSVWRRSLSEIIGIQSMGTKIPNSFSLSQNYPNPFNPRTVISFQLPAVSDVMLKVYDVTGKEIATLVNARLHPGTYNTTFDGSGLNSGVYFYKLSMSDFSETKRMLLIK, encoded by the coding sequence ATGAAAAATATATTTATAGTTTTGATAATGCTTGCGGCGATTAACTCAAATGCTCAGTGGGAACAGTGTGATGGTCCGCGCGGAGGCTATCTCCGTGTTTATACCCTTGCCATAAAGGGAAACAGTATTTTTATGGGCACAGATTTTGATGGTGTATCTTATACTACAAATAACGGAGCGAGCTGGATACAAACTTCTTTAAATAATAAAACTGTATATTCTCTTGCCATAAGCGGAGATAATATCTTTGCCGGGACACAGGAGGGTGTCTATCTCTCGACAAATAACGGAATAATTTGGACACAAACTGCATTGAATAATTATGAAGTTCCATCACTTGCGGTATCAGGAAATAATATATTTGCGGGGACACTTTCCGGCTTTTATAAATCAACAAATAACGGATTGACTTGGACACAAACCTCATTGAATAATGTTTCTATACGTTCCTTAGCCGTTAGTGGAAATAATATTTTTGCGGGTACAAGCGATAGCGGCGTTTATCTCTCTGCTGATAATGGAATGAATTGGACACATACATCTTTAGATAATAAACTTGTTTATTCCATTTTGGCAAATGGGAATAATATCTTTGCAGGAACTTGGTATAACGGCATCTACTTTTCCTCAGATAACGGAGCAAGCTGGACACAAACTTCACTAAATAATAAAACTGTTCGTTCTCTTATAGCACTTGGCAATTATGTTTTTGCAGGGACGGAACAAAGCGGTATTTATTGTTCAACTAATAATGGTGCAAGCTGGACTCAAACTGACTTGAATAATAAGGACGTTATTTCATTTGCCGTGAGCGGAACTAATGTTTTTGCGGGAACTGATGGATTTGGAACATATTTCCCTACAAATTACGGAGCAAACTGGATTCAAACTGCTGTGAATAGGCATAGTATTTTTTCCTTGTCATCAACAGGTGGTATTCTGTTTGCAGGAGTAGATAAGTATCCTCCGGGTTACGGCGGCGTTCACATCTCAACAAATAATGGTGGAAACTGGTATCAAACTCCACTTAATAATGAAAATATTTCTTGCATTGCTGTAAACGGAAATAAAATATATGCAGGAACTTATGCAGATCCTTATCCTTCTTATTATTGTATTTATATTTCTTTAAATAACGGCTCAAGCTGGGCGCAATGTGCTTTGACAGGAAAAAATATACTTTCACTTACAGCATTCGGAAATTACGTTATTGCGGGAACACAATTAAACGGTGTTTATCTTTCGAATAATAACGGCAATACTTGGACTCAAACCGGGTTGTTTAATCAAAGCGTTATCTCATTTGCACGAATGGTGAATTATGTTTTTGCAGGGACGCAAGACAGCGGGGTGTATATATCCACAGATAATGGCGCAAGCTGGGCTCAAACGGAATTGAATGATAAACAGGTTTACTCTCTTGCCGTCAACGGAAATAATATTTTTGCAGGGACGCGGTTTAATGGCGTTTATCTCTCAACGAATAACGGTTCAAGCTGGACTCAAACTGCTTTGAATAATCAGGATGTCTCTTCTCTTGCTGTCAGCGGAAATTACATCTTTGCTGCGGCAAATAATTCTGAATCGGGGTCCAGCAGCGTTTATCTATCGACAAATAACGGAGTAAACTGGACTGAAAAAAATCAGGGATTTATCAATCTTCGGTATCTGCACATATATAATTTATTAATCGCTGATAATTACATATTTGCAGGGACCTGGAACTATTCAGTCTGGCGACGCTCTCTTTCCGAAATCATAGGAATACAGAGCATGGGAACGAAAATACCTAATTCATTTTCATTGTCCCAGAACTATCCCAACCCGTTTAATCCGAGAACAGTTATCAGCTTTCAGCTTCCAGCGGTCAGTGATGTGATGCTAAAGGTTTATGATGTTACAGGGAAGGAAATTGCGACGCTCGTGAATGCAAGGCTACATCCGGGAACGTATAATACTACGTTCGATGGTAGCGGACTAAATAGCGGAGTGTATTTTTATAAATTAAGTATGAGTGATTTTTCAGAGACGAAGAGAATGCTGCTGATAAAATAA